A portion of the Actomonas aquatica genome contains these proteins:
- a CDS encoding alpha/beta hydrolase, which produces MIKFRSLLWVALAALAAPLVSVAHDPAAVMTGDFELTPDSLVQDGVPQGELKGPFEFRSGIITGTVRQYWVFVPAQYDPATPASVLVFQDGHRATHPEGSLRVQNVLTNLIHEGAIPPTIGIFITPGDTRAEFPQDLGWGNPNHRWQEYDVLTADYGRFIIEEMLPLVGQDYNLTDDPEQRAIGGTSSGAICAFTVAWNNPDVFRKVISFIGSYVSIGSRPPEDDPTGAWSPGGQDYPAMIRRLPPKPIKIFFQDGSNDLDNPWGNWFLANQQMVAAINFANQQAERVENGDTPWDPYRNAPTAHVAGVRWQEKHVWTDGEHSDKHGGHLLPDAIRWLWADTD; this is translated from the coding sequence ATGATAAAATTCCGCTCCCTTCTGTGGGTGGCGCTGGCCGCGTTAGCCGCGCCGCTCGTGTCTGTTGCCCATGATCCCGCCGCGGTGATGACGGGCGACTTTGAACTCACGCCGGACTCACTGGTGCAGGACGGCGTGCCGCAGGGGGAGTTGAAGGGCCCGTTTGAGTTTCGCAGTGGGATCATCACCGGCACGGTGCGGCAGTATTGGGTCTTTGTGCCGGCGCAATACGACCCGGCGACGCCGGCCAGCGTGCTGGTGTTTCAGGACGGGCACCGCGCCACCCACCCGGAAGGGTCGCTGCGGGTCCAGAACGTGTTGACTAACCTGATACACGAAGGCGCCATCCCGCCGACCATCGGTATCTTCATCACGCCCGGCGACACGCGGGCGGAGTTTCCTCAGGATCTGGGCTGGGGTAACCCCAACCACCGCTGGCAGGAGTATGACGTGCTCACCGCCGACTACGGTCGGTTCATCATCGAGGAAATGCTGCCGCTGGTGGGGCAGGACTACAACCTGACCGACGACCCCGAGCAGCGCGCCATCGGCGGCACCAGCAGCGGCGCGATCTGCGCGTTCACGGTGGCGTGGAACAACCCCGATGTGTTTCGCAAAGTCATCAGCTTCATCGGCAGCTACGTGTCGATCGGCTCGCGTCCGCCGGAGGATGATCCGACTGGGGCGTGGTCGCCGGGCGGGCAGGATTATCCGGCGATGATCCGCCGTCTGCCGCCGAAGCCGATCAAGATCTTCTTCCAGGACGGCTCCAACGATCTCGATAACCCGTGGGGTAACTGGTTCCTCGCCAACCAGCAGATGGTGGCGGCGATTAACTTTGCCAATCAGCAGGCCGAGCGGGTGGAGAACGGCGACACGCCGTGGGACCCTTATCGCAACGCGCCGACCGCGCATGTTGCCGGCGTGCGTTGGCAGGAGAAGCACGTGTGGACCGACGGTGAGCACAGCGACAAACACGGCGGCCACCTGCTGCCGGACGCGATTCGCTGGCTGTGGGCGGACACGGACTAA
- a CDS encoding DUF1552 domain-containing protein yields the protein MNHSADTELRQHLRALSRRNFLRGMGASLALPAFASLTPSKLLAATAALETATTPTGAPLRTAFVTFPNGAIPDRWWPTGGMSNFALSETLAPLANVRDRVQIFKGLDHENATAGDDGAGDHARGNGVFLTGVRLKKSATDVQAGISIDQVIANHVGHLTRLPSLEMTCDANRQSSGCDSGYSCAYQYNISWKSPTQPMTPENNPRLIFERLFGSGAHGERQANAKRRMENRRSVLDFVMDDARSLQRKLDASDREKLDQYLSGVRDVETRIERAERFGPNVDPAIKTPEGIPEKHAEYVQVMYDMMLLAFKTDSTRVCTFVLGHDGDNRSFSEIGISEGHHELSHHQNRSDRIEKVATIDHWYVTQFAQFLQKMDETEDIDGNSLLHNSRIIYGSGNADGNRHTHHDLPVLLAGGGGGLLNPGRFVEVDSQPMSNLFLTLANQVGVKDLPRFGDSTALLGNV from the coding sequence ATGAACCACTCCGCCGACACCGAACTCCGCCAGCACCTTCGGGCGCTCAGCCGCCGCAACTTCCTCCGGGGCATGGGAGCTTCTTTGGCGTTGCCGGCTTTTGCCTCCCTCACGCCGAGCAAGTTGCTCGCCGCGACCGCCGCGTTGGAAACCGCCACCACGCCGACCGGCGCGCCCTTGCGCACCGCCTTTGTGACCTTCCCCAATGGCGCCATCCCCGACCGCTGGTGGCCCACCGGTGGCATGAGCAACTTCGCCCTGAGCGAAACCCTCGCGCCCCTCGCCAACGTGCGCGACCGGGTGCAGATCTTCAAAGGCTTGGATCACGAGAACGCCACCGCGGGCGACGACGGTGCCGGTGATCATGCTCGCGGCAACGGTGTGTTTCTTACCGGCGTGCGGCTGAAGAAGAGTGCGACCGATGTGCAGGCGGGCATCTCGATCGATCAGGTGATTGCCAATCACGTCGGCCATCTCACGCGCCTGCCGTCGCTGGAAATGACCTGCGACGCCAACCGCCAGTCGTCGGGCTGCGACTCCGGCTACTCCTGCGCCTACCAATACAACATCTCGTGGAAATCACCGACCCAGCCGATGACGCCGGAGAACAATCCGCGCCTCATTTTCGAACGGCTCTTCGGTTCGGGCGCGCATGGCGAGCGTCAGGCCAATGCCAAACGCCGCATGGAGAACCGCCGTTCCGTGCTCGATTTCGTGATGGATGATGCGCGCAGCCTGCAGCGCAAACTGGACGCCTCGGATCGCGAAAAGCTCGACCAATACCTCAGCGGCGTGCGCGACGTGGAGACCCGCATCGAACGCGCCGAACGGTTTGGACCCAATGTGGATCCGGCCATCAAGACGCCCGAAGGCATTCCCGAAAAGCATGCGGAGTATGTGCAGGTCATGTATGACATGATGCTGCTCGCCTTCAAAACCGACTCCACCCGCGTGTGCACCTTCGTGCTCGGTCACGACGGCGACAACCGCTCCTTCAGCGAGATCGGCATCAGCGAGGGGCATCACGAATTGTCCCACCACCAGAATCGCTCCGATCGTATCGAAAAAGTGGCGACGATCGACCACTGGTATGTGACGCAGTTTGCCCAGTTCCTGCAGAAGATGGACGAAACCGAGGACATCGACGGCAACTCCCTGCTGCATAACTCGCGCATCATTTACGGCTCCGGCAACGCCGACGGTAACCGTCACACCCACCACGACCTGCCGGTGTTGCTGGCCGGTGGCGGCGGTGGCCTGCTCAATCCGGGACGTTTTGTGGAAGTCGACTCGCAGCCGATGAGCAACCTCTTCCTCACGCTGGCCAACCAGGTGGGCGTAAAGGACCTGCCGCGCTTCGGCGACTCGACGGCCCTCCTCGGCAACGTCTGA
- a CDS encoding DUF1592 domain-containing protein, whose protein sequence is MLSASLRAQNYVRLPAWGRFLVGICGALTGAGAASAQVADEPVLASFRAEIEFTLDEYCYDCHGFGSDKGGVVLDAFRSEEDVKDHALWLRVLKNVKAGLMPPPDEFQPSDEEKAALVQWIKTKAFQLDPAHPDPGRVTVRRLNRVEYRNTVRDLVGVDYDTSLEFPADDTGHGFDNMADVLTISPMLLEKYLDAAQSIVDEAVPRESGVVPAVVLRGNQFVALADPIPPAVEMVAPVGHSTPPEGAPEVPVPAQLDSAEPAVASEQVAVAKRRAGEMDLSYYTPATIATTFTAEHAGSYEVEINYRALEKYVDTQFDHNKCHVILKLNGETLLEREMVREGYGRRFSYAFKRELDAGEHDVVVEMRPIAPAVEQIRDLRIRLDNVTVRGPDDPAHYVPPANYARFFPRPVPEGADARADYARELLSDFARRAFRRPASDATVDRLTQVALGVAEQDGQTFESGVAQAMVAVLASPRFLFREEALEPLQPGQRYPDVDEYSLASRLSYFLWSTMPDETLLGLAERGELRANLSAQVERMLADPRSDQLVDNFTGQWLQGRDVVDVAISDFAVFLREHPNPAVESARKTFQELRRVPEAQRTPEQNAELREAGQVFREFARMPRPSLGGKVRRAMRAESERYFDYILREDRSLLELIDSDYTFLNEDLAEHYGIDHVEIKGDELRRVTLPAGHPRGGVLTQGTVLAVTSNPGRTSPVKRGVFILENILGTPPPPPPPNIPGLEEVASEEELAKMSLRETLELHASSPMCASCHKRMDPLGLALENFNAMGRWRDEEMNQPIDPQGKLITGETFTGVQELKQILVTNYREQFLHTFTEKMLTYALGRSMEYYDVQTLGDIVHTLETEGPRPSVLLREIITSPAFQKARLPATPTHLVEETPAPAETTTVSESSRQAINPLSR, encoded by the coding sequence ATGCTATCTGCCTCTTTGCGTGCCCAGAACTATGTCCGTTTACCTGCCTGGGGACGTTTCTTGGTGGGGATTTGCGGAGCGCTGACAGGGGCGGGCGCGGCCTCGGCGCAGGTGGCGGATGAGCCGGTGCTGGCGAGTTTTCGGGCGGAGATTGAGTTCACCCTCGATGAATATTGCTACGACTGCCACGGCTTCGGCAGCGACAAGGGCGGGGTGGTGCTCGACGCGTTTCGCAGCGAGGAGGACGTGAAGGACCACGCGCTGTGGTTGCGCGTGTTGAAGAATGTGAAGGCGGGACTGATGCCGCCGCCCGATGAGTTTCAGCCCAGCGACGAAGAGAAGGCGGCTCTGGTGCAGTGGATCAAAACCAAGGCTTTCCAACTCGATCCGGCGCATCCCGATCCGGGGCGCGTGACGGTGCGTCGGCTCAATCGCGTGGAGTATCGCAACACCGTGCGCGATCTCGTGGGCGTCGATTACGATACCTCGCTGGAGTTTCCGGCCGACGATACCGGGCACGGTTTCGACAACATGGCCGACGTGCTCACGATTTCGCCGATGTTGCTCGAGAAGTATCTCGATGCGGCGCAAAGCATCGTCGACGAAGCGGTGCCGCGGGAATCCGGCGTGGTGCCGGCGGTGGTGTTGCGCGGGAACCAGTTTGTCGCGCTGGCCGATCCGATCCCGCCCGCCGTGGAAATGGTGGCGCCGGTCGGTCATTCGACACCACCGGAAGGTGCGCCCGAGGTGCCGGTGCCAGCCCAACTCGACAGCGCCGAGCCGGCAGTGGCGTCGGAACAAGTCGCGGTCGCCAAACGGCGGGCCGGCGAGATGGACTTGAGTTATTACACGCCGGCGACGATCGCGACGACCTTCACGGCCGAACACGCTGGAAGCTACGAGGTGGAGATCAACTACCGGGCGCTGGAGAAATACGTCGATACCCAGTTCGACCACAACAAGTGCCACGTCATCCTGAAGCTCAACGGCGAGACGCTGCTGGAGCGCGAGATGGTGCGCGAAGGTTACGGGCGGCGTTTCTCCTATGCGTTCAAGCGCGAACTGGACGCGGGTGAACATGACGTCGTGGTGGAGATGCGGCCCATCGCGCCCGCGGTGGAACAGATCCGCGACCTGCGCATCCGGCTCGATAACGTCACCGTGCGTGGCCCCGATGATCCGGCGCACTACGTGCCGCCGGCCAACTATGCGCGCTTTTTCCCGCGCCCGGTGCCGGAGGGCGCTGACGCCCGCGCCGATTACGCGCGGGAGCTGCTGAGTGATTTCGCGCGGCGGGCTTTCCGTCGGCCGGCCAGTGACGCGACGGTCGATCGCCTCACGCAGGTCGCACTCGGCGTGGCGGAGCAGGACGGCCAGACCTTTGAGTCGGGGGTGGCGCAGGCCATGGTGGCGGTATTGGCGTCGCCGCGATTCCTTTTCCGCGAAGAGGCGCTGGAACCTCTGCAACCGGGGCAACGTTACCCGGATGTCGACGAATACTCCCTCGCTTCGCGCCTGTCCTATTTCCTGTGGTCGACGATGCCGGACGAGACCCTGCTCGGCCTCGCGGAACGCGGCGAGTTGCGGGCCAATTTAAGCGCGCAGGTCGAGCGCATGCTGGCGGATCCACGCTCGGATCAATTGGTGGATAACTTTACCGGCCAATGGTTGCAGGGACGCGACGTGGTGGATGTGGCGATCAGCGACTTCGCGGTCTTTTTGCGGGAGCATCCAAATCCGGCGGTCGAGTCGGCGCGCAAAACCTTCCAGGAGCTGCGGCGCGTGCCGGAGGCGCAACGCACGCCCGAGCAAAACGCCGAATTGCGCGAAGCCGGGCAGGTGTTTCGCGAGTTCGCCCGCATGCCGCGTCCGTCCTTGGGCGGCAAGGTGCGCCGGGCCATGCGCGCGGAGTCGGAGCGCTACTTCGACTACATCCTGCGCGAAGACCGTAGCCTGCTCGAGCTGATCGACAGCGACTACACCTTCCTCAACGAAGACCTCGCCGAGCACTACGGCATCGATCACGTGGAAATCAAAGGCGACGAGCTCCGCCGCGTGACCTTGCCCGCGGGCCATCCGCGCGGGGGCGTGCTCACGCAAGGCACGGTGTTGGCCGTCACCTCCAATCCCGGGCGCACCTCGCCGGTGAAGCGTGGGGTCTTCATTTTGGAGAACATCCTCGGGACGCCGCCGCCCCCGCCGCCGCCGAACATTCCCGGACTGGAAGAAGTCGCGAGTGAGGAGGAGCTGGCGAAGATGTCGCTCCGCGAGACCCTCGAACTGCACGCCTCGAGTCCGATGTGCGCCTCCTGCCACAAACGCATGGATCCGCTGGGACTGGCCTTGGAGAACTTCAACGCCATGGGCCGCTGGCGCGACGAGGAGATGAACCAGCCCATCGACCCGCAGGGCAAACTCATCACCGGCGAAACCTTTACCGGCGTGCAGGAGCTGAAACAGATCCTGGTGACGAATTACCGCGAGCAGTTCCTCCACACCTTCACCGAGAAGATGCTCACCTATGCGCTCGGTCGCAGCATGGAGTATTACGACGTGCAGACCTTGGGTGACATCGTGCACACCCTCGAAACCGAAGGGCCGCGTCCCTCGGTGCTGCTGCGTGAAATCATCACCTCTCCCGCGTTCCAGAAAGCGCGTTTGCCCGCCACCCCGACCCACCTGGTCGAAGAAACACCTGCGCCCGCCGAGACGACGACTGTATCCGAATCGTCACGACAGGCCATCAACCCTCTGAGCCGCTGA
- a CDS encoding methyltransferase family protein: MPSSRPSPLLYPPVWFLLQLGLTVLLIRTTESAWWSTPAWLRAFGLGIGFAGVIWAATAILTVARHRTAVLPYRDANALITTCVFRWSRNPIYLGEAFILAGVALRSGELLPWVAVPLFMIGLTRGPIRWEESTLRQRFGPQFEAYAARTRRWL; the protein is encoded by the coding sequence ATGCCCTCCTCACGCCCCTCGCCTCTGCTCTACCCGCCCGTGTGGTTCCTGCTGCAGCTCGGACTCACGGTGCTGCTCATCCGCACGACCGAATCCGCGTGGTGGTCGACCCCGGCTTGGCTACGCGCCTTCGGTCTCGGGATCGGGTTCGCCGGGGTAATTTGGGCCGCCACCGCCATCCTCACCGTGGCGCGACACCGCACCGCTGTCCTGCCCTACCGCGATGCCAACGCCCTGATCACCACCTGCGTGTTTCGCTGGTCCCGCAACCCCATCTACCTCGGCGAAGCTTTCATCCTCGCCGGGGTTGCGCTGCGCAGCGGCGAGCTGCTGCCGTGGGTGGCAGTGCCGCTGTTCATGATCGGCCTCACGCGCGGACCGATTCGCTGGGAGGAGTCGACCCTGCGGCAACGTTTTGGCCCGCAGTTTGAGGCCTACGCCGCACGCACCCGGCGCTGGCTCTGA
- the ppk1 gene encoding polyphosphate kinase 1, with translation MPRRRTTKKTAPASPPIDRAGVSMPACDHDPVSAPARPIKAAYFNRELSWLAFNRRVLEQARNPSCPLLERVKFLAIVCSNLDEFFEIRVAGLIQQVESGVEKSGLDGLGPREQLRRIHSVVASLVDDQYRLWHDELVPALAAEGVHFKSADELTSAELAWVRHYFDEQVFPVLTPLGLDQAHPFPQVGNKTLNVVVSLDDPDTPENERHAAILPVPRILPRLVRIDPDGTHQQTYIFLSEIIKLCADAFFPGYRLNGAHAFRVTRNSDLYIDEEEAENLLQTIEAELRNLKRGAAVRLEIEEGVDDEIFETLCNHLELSHEYVFRLGGPLNLLRLMSLVELDRPDLKYPNFTPVSTSPLHAGESPFATLAQQDVLLHHPYDSFEPVVDFVTLAARDPQVFAMKQTLYRTSGDSPIVRALIEASKNGKQVTALVELKARFDEANNIQWARQLEDAGVHVVYGLVGHKTHCKCSLVVRREGKVLRRYAHLGTGNYNPKTAKLYTDLSLFTSRPDITEDVATTFNTLTGFSRKPTFQRLLVAPFNLHSRLLDLIDRETANAAAGKPARIIAKMNSLIDKAVIDRLYAASRAGVQIDLIIRGICGLVPGMRGLSENIRVRSIVGRFLEHVRAFYFHNADGEPDIYAGSADWMPRNFFRRIEVIFPIDDPQLRAWFLDELFPLELQDNVDARELRANGSYRPVPRRAGEPTFSVQTYFMAAAGQRVRYQNERDSLAL, from the coding sequence ATGCCCCGCCGCCGCACCACCAAAAAAACCGCCCCTGCCAGCCCGCCCATCGACCGCGCGGGGGTGAGCATGCCGGCGTGCGACCATGACCCGGTGAGTGCCCCGGCCCGACCGATCAAAGCCGCCTATTTTAACCGCGAACTTTCCTGGCTGGCCTTCAACCGCCGCGTGCTCGAGCAGGCCCGCAACCCGAGCTGCCCGCTCCTCGAACGCGTCAAGTTCCTCGCCATCGTCTGCTCCAACCTCGACGAGTTTTTTGAGATCCGCGTCGCCGGCCTCATCCAACAGGTCGAGAGCGGCGTCGAAAAATCCGGCCTCGACGGCCTCGGTCCGCGCGAACAGCTCCGCCGCATCCACTCCGTCGTCGCCTCCCTCGTCGACGACCAATACCGCCTCTGGCACGACGAGCTGGTGCCCGCCCTCGCCGCCGAGGGCGTGCACTTCAAATCGGCCGACGAACTCACCTCCGCCGAACTCGCCTGGGTGCGTCACTACTTCGATGAACAGGTCTTCCCCGTGCTCACCCCACTCGGACTCGACCAAGCCCACCCCTTTCCCCAAGTCGGCAACAAGACGCTCAACGTCGTCGTCTCGCTCGACGATCCCGATACCCCGGAAAACGAGCGCCACGCCGCCATCCTGCCCGTCCCGCGCATCCTGCCGCGCCTTGTGCGCATCGATCCCGACGGCACCCACCAGCAGACCTACATTTTCCTCAGCGAGATCATCAAACTCTGCGCCGACGCCTTCTTCCCCGGCTACCGCCTCAACGGCGCCCACGCCTTCCGCGTCACCCGCAACAGCGACCTCTACATCGACGAGGAAGAAGCTGAAAACCTGCTCCAGACCATCGAAGCCGAGCTGCGCAACCTCAAGCGCGGCGCCGCCGTGCGCCTGGAGATCGAGGAAGGGGTCGACGACGAGATCTTCGAAACGCTCTGCAACCACCTCGAGCTCTCGCACGAGTATGTCTTCCGCCTCGGCGGCCCGCTCAACCTGCTGCGGCTGATGAGTCTGGTTGAACTGGATCGGCCCGATCTGAAGTATCCCAACTTCACCCCCGTATCCACCTCTCCCCTACACGCGGGCGAATCCCCCTTTGCCACCCTCGCCCAACAGGACGTGCTGCTGCACCACCCCTACGACAGCTTTGAGCCGGTGGTGGATTTTGTCACCCTCGCCGCCCGCGACCCGCAGGTGTTTGCGATGAAGCAGACGCTCTACCGCACCAGCGGCGACTCCCCCATCGTGCGCGCCCTGATCGAAGCGTCCAAAAACGGCAAACAGGTCACCGCCTTGGTCGAACTCAAGGCCCGCTTCGACGAAGCCAACAACATCCAATGGGCCCGCCAGCTCGAGGACGCCGGCGTGCACGTGGTTTACGGTCTCGTCGGCCATAAGACCCACTGCAAGTGCTCCCTCGTCGTGCGCCGCGAGGGTAAGGTCCTGCGTCGCTACGCCCACCTCGGCACCGGCAACTACAACCCCAAGACGGCCAAGCTCTACACCGACCTGAGCCTCTTCACCTCCCGCCCCGACATCACCGAGGACGTCGCCACGACCTTCAACACCCTCACCGGCTTCTCGCGCAAACCGACCTTCCAACGCCTGCTGGTGGCCCCCTTCAACCTGCACAGCCGCCTCCTCGATCTGATCGACCGCGAGACCGCCAACGCCGCCGCCGGCAAGCCCGCCCGCATCATCGCCAAGATGAACTCCCTCATCGACAAGGCCGTGATCGACCGCCTCTACGCCGCCTCCCGCGCCGGCGTGCAGATCGACCTCATCATCCGCGGCATCTGCGGCCTCGTGCCCGGCATGCGCGGCCTGAGCGAAAACATCCGCGTGCGCAGCATCGTCGGCCGTTTCCTCGAACACGTGCGCGCGTTTTATTTTCACAACGCCGACGGTGAACCCGACATCTACGCCGGCAGCGCCGACTGGATGCCGCGCAATTTCTTCCGCCGTATCGAAGTCATTTTCCCCATCGACGATCCGCAACTGCGCGCCTGGTTCCTCGACGAGCTGTTCCCGCTCGAACTACAGGACAACGTCGATGCCCGCGAGCTGCGCGCCAACGGCTCCTACCGACCCGTGCCCCGGCGCGCCGGCGAACCCACCTTCTCCGTGCAGACCTACTTCATGGCTGCCGCCGGCCAACGCGTCCGCTACCAAAACGAACGCGACTCCCTCGCGCTGTAG
- a CDS encoding DUF983 domain-containing protein produces the protein MQVTRGQIIARGLTNRCPNCGGRTLFQEGRFFELNKSCPQCGLTIERDEGFFLGSMSLNYGITIVLFLVPVLLLYLAGVFSGVTASVVAGVGAVVVPILLYRSSRSWWLMNYYVFLHHHLPANQRELAPDEDANT, from the coding sequence ATGCAAGTTACCCGAGGACAGATCATCGCGCGCGGCCTGACCAACCGCTGCCCCAATTGCGGCGGTCGCACGCTCTTCCAGGAGGGGCGTTTTTTTGAGCTCAATAAATCCTGTCCGCAGTGCGGTCTGACGATCGAGCGTGACGAGGGGTTTTTCCTCGGATCGATGTCGCTCAACTACGGCATCACCATCGTGCTCTTCCTTGTGCCGGTATTGCTGCTCTATCTGGCGGGCGTATTTTCAGGTGTCACCGCGAGTGTGGTGGCGGGCGTGGGAGCGGTGGTCGTGCCGATCCTGCTCTACCGTTCGTCGCGGAGTTGGTGGCTGATGAACTACTACGTTTTCCTGCACCATCACCTGCCGGCGAATCAGCGCGAACTGGCACCGGACGAGGACGCCAACACCTGA
- the tsf gene encoding translation elongation factor Ts, which translates to MSTEITAKMVNDLRKATGAGLMKCKKALVDANGDVEEATTILRKQGEANAVKKGDREAKDGIIESYIHLGGKVGVLIEVNCETDFVARNDDFKAFVKDICLHIAAVAPTAVTREEVPAELVEKEREIAASQAEGKPPMAVQKIVEGKLEKFYAQSVLLDQPFVKNPDQTIRDLVTATIQKTGENIQIRRFTRYQLGA; encoded by the coding sequence ATGAGCACCGAGATTACCGCCAAAATGGTGAACGATCTGCGCAAGGCGACTGGCGCGGGTCTCATGAAATGCAAAAAGGCCCTCGTCGATGCCAACGGCGACGTCGAGGAGGCCACCACCATCCTGCGCAAGCAGGGTGAGGCCAATGCCGTCAAGAAGGGCGACCGTGAGGCCAAGGATGGCATCATCGAGAGCTACATCCACCTCGGTGGCAAAGTTGGCGTCCTCATCGAGGTCAACTGCGAGACCGACTTCGTGGCCCGCAACGACGACTTCAAGGCCTTCGTGAAGGACATCTGCCTGCACATCGCCGCCGTCGCTCCCACCGCGGTGACCCGCGAAGAGGTGCCGGCCGAGCTCGTCGAGAAGGAGCGCGAGATCGCTGCTTCCCAGGCTGAGGGCAAGCCGCCGATGGCCGTGCAGAAGATCGTCGAGGGCAAGCTCGAAAAGTTCTACGCGCAGAGCGTGCTGCTCGACCAGCCGTTCGTGAAGAACCCGGACCAGACCATCCGCGATCTCGTCACCGCCACCATCCAGAAGACCGGCGAGAACATCCAGATCCGCCGCTTCACCCGTTACCAGCTCGGCGCCTAA
- the rpsB gene encoding 30S ribosomal protein S2, translating to MSNLSITVRDLLDAGVHFGHQTKRWNPRSKPFVFDHRQGITIIDLGKTFARLEAASEALTNLVADGGNVLFVGTKRQAQEIVREAATSVGMPYCVDRWLGGTLTNFATVKRSIAKYKKYQAMDTSGELSKLGGKEQAAIKREMVRMQKNFAGIVDMVDLPQAMVIIDVSHEDIAVAEGERCGIPTIALVDTNSDPSNVTYPIPGNDDAVKSIRVIVETLLEAVQNGLGQRDARRIARGQADLKAATAAVAAAAGVEAETEVAPEAAAPVETTEVVIPEPASGKKIAAPKDDAPAEAATEEAPKAE from the coding sequence ATGAGCAACCTCAGCATTACCGTCCGAGACCTCCTCGACGCCGGTGTCCACTTCGGCCACCAGACCAAACGTTGGAACCCGCGTTCCAAGCCCTTCGTGTTCGATCACCGTCAGGGCATCACCATCATCGATCTGGGCAAAACCTTCGCTCGCCTTGAAGCGGCCAGCGAGGCCCTCACCAATCTCGTCGCCGACGGCGGCAACGTGCTCTTCGTCGGCACCAAGCGCCAGGCTCAGGAAATCGTCCGCGAGGCCGCGACCTCCGTGGGAATGCCCTACTGCGTCGACCGCTGGCTCGGCGGCACCCTGACCAACTTCGCGACCGTCAAGCGCTCCATCGCCAAGTATAAGAAGTATCAGGCCATGGACACCTCCGGCGAACTCTCCAAGCTCGGCGGTAAGGAGCAGGCCGCGATCAAGCGCGAGATGGTCCGCATGCAGAAGAACTTCGCCGGCATCGTCGACATGGTCGACCTCCCGCAGGCCATGGTGATCATCGACGTGTCCCACGAGGACATCGCGGTCGCCGAGGGCGAGCGTTGCGGCATCCCGACCATTGCGCTGGTCGACACCAATTCCGATCCCTCCAACGTCACCTACCCGATCCCGGGCAACGACGACGCCGTGAAGTCGATCCGCGTGATCGTCGAGACCCTGCTCGAAGCCGTGCAGAACGGTCTCGGTCAGCGTGACGCCCGCCGCATCGCCCGTGGCCAGGCCGACCTCAAGGCCGCCACCGCCGCGGTCGCCGCCGCTGCTGGCGTCGAGGCCGAGACCGAGGTTGCCCCCGAGGCCGCCGCGCCGGTCGAGACCACCGAGGTCGTGATCCCCGAGCCGGCTTCCGGCAAGAAGATCGCCGCCCCCAAGGATGACGCGCCCGCCGAGGCCGCCACCGAAGAGGCCCCGAAGGCCGAATAA